One Mycolicibacterium goodii genomic region harbors:
- a CDS encoding TIGR03085 family metal-binding protein translates to MTVAQRERAALVEAMRAVGPDAPTLCEGWTTRDLAAHLVVRERRPDAAPGILVPRLAGYTQRVQQQVTDSTDWPTLLDRIASGPPLLSPFKLLDPLVNVAEMFIHHEDVRRAQPDWEPRVLDEETAGAVARQVSTMARMTMSKSPVRVALTTPEGKTLATAGKGPAVTVTGEPGELLLFVAGREQTRVEFTGDESSVAALRSARRGL, encoded by the coding sequence ATGACGGTGGCTCAGCGGGAACGTGCCGCCCTTGTCGAGGCGATGCGGGCCGTCGGCCCGGACGCCCCGACGCTGTGTGAGGGCTGGACGACGCGCGACCTGGCCGCGCATCTGGTGGTGCGCGAGCGTCGCCCCGACGCCGCGCCGGGAATCCTGGTGCCGCGCCTCGCCGGGTACACGCAACGGGTGCAGCAGCAGGTGACCGATTCGACGGACTGGCCGACGCTGCTGGATCGCATCGCGTCGGGTCCCCCGCTGTTGTCGCCGTTCAAGCTGCTGGATCCGCTGGTCAACGTCGCCGAGATGTTCATCCATCATGAGGATGTGCGGCGTGCGCAACCCGATTGGGAGCCAAGGGTTCTCGATGAGGAGACCGCGGGCGCCGTGGCCCGGCAGGTGTCGACGATGGCGCGGATGACGATGTCGAAGTCCCCGGTTCGGGTGGCGTTGACCACGCCTGAGGGCAAGACGTTGGCAACCGCAGGCAAAGGGCCGGCCGTCACGGTGACGGGCGAACCCGGGGAGCTGCTGTTGTTCGTCGCGGGCCGCGAACAGACGCGGGTGGAGTTCACCGGAGACGAGAGCTCCGTCGCCGCGCTGCGATCTGCGCGACGGGGGCTCTAG
- a CDS encoding LLM class F420-dependent oxidoreductase, whose protein sequence is MDFRVFVEPQQGATYSDQLAVAQAAERLGYSAFFRSDHFLKMSGDGLPGPTDSWVTLAGIARETSTIRLGTMVTSATFRYPGPLAISVAQVDEMSGGRVELGLGAGWFEEEHLAYAIPFPPLGERFDRLTEQLQILTGMWDTPVGETFDFAGTHYTVKDSPGLPKPVQTPHPPIIIGGQGAKRTPALAARFAAEFNIPFVPLDTLKTQFERVAAAVEGAGRSADSMIYSAAFVLCAGRDEAEIARRAAAIGREVEELRSNSPLVGTPAEITDKLGPFIEAGVQRVYLQVLDMSDLDHVEFFANEVVRQFS, encoded by the coding sequence GTGGATTTCCGTGTCTTCGTCGAACCCCAGCAAGGTGCTACCTACTCCGATCAGCTTGCCGTCGCGCAGGCCGCCGAGCGGCTCGGCTACTCGGCGTTCTTCCGATCCGACCATTTCCTGAAGATGAGCGGTGACGGGCTGCCCGGCCCGACCGATTCGTGGGTGACGCTGGCGGGCATCGCGCGGGAGACCTCGACGATCCGCCTCGGCACCATGGTCACCTCGGCGACGTTCCGGTACCCCGGCCCGCTGGCCATCTCGGTGGCACAGGTCGACGAGATGAGCGGTGGTCGCGTCGAACTCGGTCTCGGCGCCGGGTGGTTCGAGGAGGAGCATCTGGCGTACGCGATCCCGTTCCCGCCGTTGGGTGAGCGGTTCGACCGGCTCACCGAACAGCTGCAGATCCTCACCGGCATGTGGGACACCCCGGTGGGCGAGACGTTCGACTTCGCGGGCACGCATTACACCGTGAAGGACTCGCCCGGCCTGCCGAAGCCGGTCCAGACCCCGCATCCGCCGATCATCATCGGCGGGCAGGGCGCCAAGCGCACCCCCGCGCTCGCCGCGCGATTCGCTGCCGAGTTCAACATCCCGTTCGTGCCGCTGGACACGCTCAAGACGCAGTTCGAGCGGGTGGCAGCCGCGGTGGAGGGCGCAGGACGCTCCGCGGATTCGATGATCTACTCCGCGGCGTTCGTGCTGTGCGCGGGCCGCGACGAGGCGGAGATCGCCAGGCGTGCGGCCGCAATCGGCCGCGAGGTCGAAGAGCTGCGCAGCAATTCGCCGCTGGTGGGCACCCCGGCCGAGATCACAGACAAGCTCGGCCCGTTCATCGAGGCCGGCGTGCAGCGCGTCTACCTGCAGGTGCTGGACATGAGCGACCTCGATCACGTCGAGTTCTTCGCCAACGAAGTGGTACGCCAGTTCAGCTGA
- a CDS encoding Hsp70 family protein yields the protein MRDCLGLSVGTTNLVAVTDQAPVIRRAVLTLYPHRGPEVGAPPDERARDGLTISEFVARIGDPVPIIAADGSAHRAEHVLAAAVGAMSRLAAPDRRPENQVLAVPAHWHPAAYDAARAALPGVRVVSDAVAALTAIQTHPGLPARGIVALCDFGASGTTLTLADAATGFAPLATVRHEDFSGDLVDQEILRRVLADLDAEPSGTAAVSALTALRDQCRLAKERLSYEGATGLPGIAPGSTIRLTRADVEAVVAQPLGGVVDALHDVLRRNGVHPSQLAALVTVGGGARIPFVTQRLSEEFRMPVTTVVQSQVIAAIGAALLAHRGEDQTVTCRVVPVAPEPQSTADAFATTGWAPPLAWSAVDDAADAGAEAVTAGSARPDLVFVEPPEVTPEPARPWYRRGGVVLYAAAFLAVVGTVGLVYSVRADRLDAAAAIAPLAPQTVPAESPLAQSLPAPPTRTVVVQDPAAPVAPAHSAPRPAAAPRLVQSGQVAQQAAPRVPSRPAPRAAAPAPRPTPPPAAAPVPQWPVLPQLPIPTFVLPSPPSSTPSPSPTPTAAPTQEPSPAPEPTQEPEPTSAPEPEPTATPQPTPPAEPEPEPTPQPEPEFTTQKPAPPVE from the coding sequence ATGCGTGATTGCCTGGGGTTGTCCGTCGGGACGACGAACCTGGTGGCAGTCACCGACCAGGCGCCGGTCATCCGGCGCGCGGTCCTCACGTTGTATCCACATCGCGGACCCGAGGTCGGTGCGCCACCGGACGAACGTGCCCGCGACGGGCTGACGATCTCCGAATTCGTCGCGCGGATCGGTGACCCGGTCCCGATCATCGCGGCCGACGGATCCGCTCACCGCGCCGAGCACGTGCTGGCCGCGGCCGTGGGCGCGATGTCACGGCTGGCGGCACCCGACCGGCGCCCCGAGAACCAGGTGTTGGCGGTGCCCGCACACTGGCACCCTGCCGCCTACGACGCGGCCCGGGCTGCACTGCCCGGTGTCCGGGTGGTGTCCGACGCCGTGGCCGCGTTGACGGCGATCCAGACCCATCCCGGTCTACCCGCCCGCGGCATCGTCGCGCTGTGCGATTTCGGGGCGAGCGGGACCACCCTCACACTGGCCGACGCCGCGACCGGGTTCGCGCCGTTGGCCACCGTGAGGCACGAGGACTTCTCGGGTGACCTGGTCGACCAGGAGATCCTCCGGCGGGTCCTCGCCGACCTCGATGCCGAGCCGTCGGGCACCGCCGCGGTGTCGGCGCTGACCGCGTTGCGGGACCAGTGCCGGCTGGCCAAGGAACGCCTGAGCTACGAGGGCGCCACCGGGCTGCCCGGAATCGCTCCGGGAAGCACGATCCGGCTGACCCGAGCCGACGTGGAAGCCGTTGTCGCCCAGCCGCTCGGCGGTGTGGTCGATGCGCTGCACGACGTGCTGCGTCGCAACGGTGTGCACCCGTCCCAGCTGGCGGCACTGGTCACCGTCGGTGGTGGTGCACGCATACCCTTTGTCACACAACGGCTTTCCGAGGAATTCCGAATGCCGGTGACCACCGTGGTGCAGTCGCAGGTGATCGCGGCGATCGGCGCCGCGCTGCTGGCGCATCGCGGCGAGGACCAGACCGTGACGTGCCGCGTCGTCCCGGTCGCGCCCGAACCACAGTCCACCGCAGATGCCTTCGCCACGACCGGGTGGGCACCGCCGCTGGCCTGGTCGGCGGTCGATGACGCCGCTGACGCGGGGGCCGAGGCGGTCACCGCAGGTTCGGCGCGGCCGGATCTGGTGTTCGTCGAGCCGCCCGAGGTCACGCCGGAGCCTGCGCGGCCGTGGTACCGGCGCGGCGGGGTCGTGCTCTACGCCGCGGCGTTCTTGGCCGTGGTCGGAACCGTCGGCCTCGTGTACTCCGTGCGCGCCGACAGGTTGGACGCCGCCGCGGCGATCGCACCGCTGGCGCCGCAGACCGTGCCCGCAGAATCGCCACTGGCCCAGTCGCTGCCCGCGCCGCCGACCCGCACCGTGGTGGTCCAGGACCCGGCCGCGCCTGTGGCCCCCGCCCACTCGGCGCCACGTCCGGCGGCCGCGCCGCGCCTGGTGCAGAGCGGGCAGGTGGCCCAACAGGCGGCGCCGAGGGTTCCATCGAGGCCTGCGCCTCGAGCGGCGGCGCCCGCACCGCGACCGACCCCGCCACCGGCGGCGGCACCCGTGCCGCAATGGCCGGTGCTGCCGCAACTGCCGATTCCGACGTTCGTGCTGCCGAGTCCTCCGTCGTCGACGCCTTCTCCGTCGCCCACGCCCACTGCTGCCCCGACGCAGGAGCCGAGCCCGGCACCTGAGCCGACTCAGGAGCCCGAACCCACTTCCGCTCCCGAGCCTGAGCCGACGGCGACGCCGCAGCCCACGCCGCCGGCGGAGCCGGAACCCGAGCCGACGCCACAACCCGAACCCGAATTCACGACGCAGAAACCCGCGCCGCCGGTGGAGTAG